A genome region from Bradyrhizobium commune includes the following:
- the msrB gene encoding peptide-methionine (R)-S-oxide reductase MsrB, with product MFDRRILLTTVAGLFGFSAFRWLRATPAEAGEKAAQKFEIEKTDAEWRAQLTPQQYEILRKEGTERPGSSPLLNEHRKGVFACAGCDLPLFASETKFESGTGWPSFYQPIEGNVGKTEDRTFGMVRTEVHCRRCGGHLGHVFDDGPKPTGLRYCIDGFGLVFHPGAPSAT from the coding sequence ATGTTTGACCGCCGCATCCTGTTGACCACTGTCGCCGGCCTGTTCGGCTTTTCGGCCTTTCGCTGGCTGAGAGCAACGCCGGCCGAAGCTGGAGAGAAGGCCGCGCAGAAATTCGAGATCGAGAAGACGGACGCCGAGTGGCGCGCCCAGCTCACGCCGCAGCAATATGAGATTCTGCGCAAGGAGGGCACCGAGCGGCCGGGCTCCAGCCCGCTGCTGAACGAGCATCGCAAGGGCGTCTTTGCCTGCGCCGGCTGCGATCTGCCGCTGTTCGCCTCCGAGACCAAGTTCGAGAGCGGCACGGGTTGGCCGAGCTTCTACCAGCCGATCGAGGGCAATGTCGGCAAGACCGAGGACCGTACCTTCGGCATGGTCCGCACCGAGGTGCATTGCCGCCGCTGCGGCGGCCATCTCGGCCACGTCTTCGACGACGGTCCGAAGCCGACCGGACTGCGCTACTGCATCGACGGTTTCGGGCTGGTGTTTCACCCCGGGGCCCCGTCTGCGACGTAA